In a single window of the Allobranchiibius huperziae genome:
- a CDS encoding aldo/keto reductase: MVSDIPAYTLNDENTLPAIGFGSYPLKGEDGTAAMVSAIEAGYRLLDTAVNYQNEAEVGEAMRRSGLPREQLQVTTKIPGRHHGYDDARASIRTSLQTLGVDYIDLHLIHWPNPSVGKFREAWRALVEAREEGLVKSIGVSNFTPEFLRAIIDDSGVTPAVNQIELHPYFPQQQMRAVHAELGIRTEAWSPMGKRQAPFTEDAVAGPARAYDVSPGQVIMRWHYQLGSLPIPKSATPERQRANLDVFGFELTDAEVAAITALGRPDGRLFGGDPETHEEM, encoded by the coding sequence ATGGTCAGTGACATCCCGGCATACACCCTGAACGACGAGAACACCCTGCCCGCAATCGGTTTCGGCTCCTATCCGCTGAAGGGCGAGGACGGCACGGCCGCGATGGTGAGCGCGATCGAGGCGGGCTACCGACTGCTCGACACCGCGGTGAACTATCAGAACGAGGCCGAGGTCGGTGAGGCGATGCGTCGCAGCGGCCTGCCGCGCGAGCAGTTGCAGGTCACCACGAAGATCCCCGGCCGCCACCACGGGTACGACGACGCGCGGGCGTCCATCCGCACGTCCCTGCAGACGCTCGGTGTCGACTACATCGACCTGCACCTCATCCACTGGCCGAACCCCAGCGTCGGGAAGTTCCGTGAGGCCTGGCGCGCACTGGTCGAGGCGCGCGAGGAGGGGCTGGTGAAGTCGATCGGCGTCTCCAACTTCACCCCCGAGTTCCTGCGCGCGATCATCGACGACTCCGGCGTGACCCCCGCCGTCAACCAGATCGAGCTGCACCCCTACTTCCCGCAGCAGCAGATGCGCGCGGTGCACGCCGAGCTCGGCATCCGCACCGAGGCGTGGAGCCCGATGGGCAAGCGGCAGGCGCCGTTCACCGAGGACGCGGTCGCCGGGCCGGCGCGCGCGTACGACGTGTCACCGGGCCAGGTCATCATGCGCTGGCACTACCAGCTCGGCAGCCTGCCGATCCCGAAGTCGGCGACGCCGGAGCGCCAGCGGGCCAATCTGGACGTCTTCGGCTTCGAGCTGACCGACGCGGAGGTGGCCGCGATCACCGCACTCGGGCGCCCCGACGGCCGCCTCTTCGGCGGCGACCCGGAGACCCACGAGGAGATGTGA
- the ilvA gene encoding threonine ammonia-lyase IlvA → MTTQNPTVADVRAAADRLSSVASPTPLDTSARLSALTGAQVHLKREDLQPVRSYKIRGAYNLIAQLDDEQRSRGVVCASAGNHAQGVALAGAQLGVDARIHLPRTTPRQKRDRVSALGLGRVKVVVDGETYDDAATAAYAEADRTGATIVPAFDDPRTIAGQGTIALEVVDQLGRAPDVLVVPVGGGGLLAGAITALQQEHPRTRIVGVEPAGAASMTAALDGGAPVTLDAIDGFADGTAVRRVGAFTFPIVRDSGCEMRTIAEGAICTEMLALYQSEGIIAEPSGAIASAALLELDLEPESTVVAVLSGGNNDVSRYGEVVERALVHEGRKHYFLVEFPQEPGALRRFLNDVLGPEDDIALFEYVKRNSREYGPALVGVELGSAADLQPLLDRMKASPLVIERVPPDSPMFGFLL, encoded by the coding sequence GTGACGACGCAGAATCCCACGGTCGCCGACGTACGCGCCGCGGCCGACCGACTCTCCAGCGTGGCGTCACCCACCCCGCTCGACACCAGCGCGCGGCTGTCCGCGCTGACCGGTGCGCAGGTGCACCTCAAGCGCGAGGACCTGCAGCCGGTGCGGTCCTACAAGATCCGCGGCGCGTACAACCTCATCGCCCAGCTCGACGACGAGCAGCGGTCGCGCGGGGTGGTGTGCGCGAGCGCGGGCAACCACGCCCAGGGGGTCGCGCTGGCCGGCGCGCAGCTCGGTGTCGACGCGCGCATTCACCTGCCGCGCACGACGCCTCGTCAGAAACGCGATCGGGTGTCGGCGCTCGGACTCGGGCGGGTCAAGGTGGTCGTCGACGGCGAGACGTACGACGACGCGGCCACTGCGGCGTACGCCGAGGCGGACCGCACCGGCGCGACCATCGTGCCGGCGTTCGACGACCCGCGGACCATCGCCGGGCAGGGCACGATCGCACTGGAGGTCGTGGACCAGTTGGGCAGAGCGCCCGACGTCCTGGTCGTCCCCGTCGGCGGCGGCGGGCTGCTGGCCGGCGCGATCACGGCACTGCAGCAGGAGCACCCACGCACCCGGATCGTCGGGGTCGAACCCGCCGGAGCCGCGAGCATGACGGCCGCCCTCGACGGGGGAGCGCCCGTCACCCTCGACGCCATCGACGGCTTCGCCGACGGCACCGCCGTACGCCGGGTGGGCGCGTTCACCTTCCCGATCGTGCGCGACTCCGGGTGCGAGATGCGCACCATCGCCGAGGGAGCCATCTGCACCGAGATGCTCGCGCTCTACCAGAGCGAGGGGATCATCGCCGAGCCGTCGGGCGCCATCGCCTCGGCCGCGCTGCTCGAGCTCGACCTGGAGCCCGAATCCACCGTCGTGGCGGTGCTCTCCGGTGGCAACAACGACGTCAGCCGCTACGGCGAGGTGGTCGAGCGCGCCCTGGTGCACGAGGGCCGCAAGCACTACTTCCTCGTCGAATTCCCTCAGGAGCCAGGGGCGTTGCGCCGTTTCCTGAACGACGTCCTCGGCCCGGAGGACGACATCGCGCTCTTCGAGTACGTCAAGCGCAACAGTCGTGAGTACGGCCCGGCGCTCGTCGGGGTCGAGCTCGGGTCGGCGGCCGACCTGCAACCGCTGTTGGACCGGATGAAGGCCTCACCGCTGGTCATCGAGCGGGTGCCGCCGGACAGCCCGATGTTCGGCTTCCTGCTCTAG
- a CDS encoding GNAT family N-acetyltransferase: MDTVTLDGRTYRFDRAVREDVPALVALLRDDVLGTGREAADLAPYDAAFGLVDADPAHHLLAVRDEDGQVVGTLQASVIPGLSRGGASRLQIEAVRVSSSMRGTGLGRAMFAWAHAWGRTRGAILAQLTTDASRTEAQRFYERLGYEASHIGMKRPL, from the coding sequence GTGGACACCGTCACTCTCGACGGCCGCACCTACCGCTTCGACCGTGCGGTCCGCGAGGACGTCCCGGCGCTGGTCGCACTGCTGCGTGACGACGTCCTGGGCACGGGCCGCGAGGCGGCGGATCTCGCGCCGTACGACGCGGCGTTCGGGCTCGTCGACGCCGACCCGGCCCACCATCTGCTCGCCGTCCGCGACGAGGACGGCCAGGTGGTCGGCACTCTGCAGGCGAGCGTGATCCCCGGACTCTCGCGCGGTGGTGCCAGCCGACTCCAGATCGAGGCGGTACGCGTCTCCTCGTCGATGCGCGGCACGGGCCTGGGCAGGGCGATGTTCGCGTGGGCCCACGCGTGGGGCCGGACGCGCGGCGCGATCCTGGCCCAGCTGACGACCGACGCCTCGCGCACCGAGGCGCAGCGGTTCTACGAACGCCTTGGGTACGAGGCCTCGCACATCGGGATGAAACGCCCCCTCTGA
- a CDS encoding peptidylprolyl isomerase, translated as MNATLHTNHGDINLVLFPDAAPKTVENFTGLARGTKEYKDDAGRTNPTPFYDGLIFHRVIPGFMLQGGCPQGVGIGGPGYNFDDEISPDKDFRSPYMLAMANAGKRGGKGTNGSQFFITVAPTTWLQGKHTIFGEVADQASRDVVDKIGAVRTGGQDKPVDDVVIKSVEITD; from the coding sequence ATGAACGCGACGCTGCACACCAACCACGGCGACATCAACCTGGTGCTCTTCCCGGACGCCGCCCCGAAGACGGTCGAGAACTTCACCGGTCTCGCCCGTGGCACCAAGGAATACAAGGACGACGCCGGGCGCACGAACCCGACGCCGTTCTACGACGGCCTGATCTTCCACCGCGTGATCCCCGGCTTCATGCTGCAGGGCGGCTGCCCCCAGGGCGTCGGCATCGGCGGCCCGGGTTACAACTTCGACGACGAGATCTCGCCCGACAAGGACTTCCGCTCGCCGTACATGCTCGCGATGGCGAACGCCGGCAAGCGCGGCGGCAAGGGCACCAACGGTTCGCAGTTCTTCATCACCGTGGCCCCGACCACCTGGCTGCAGGGCAAGCACACGATCTTCGGTGAGGTCGCCGACCAGGCCAGCCGCGACGTGGTCGACAAGATCGGCGCCGTGCGCACCGGCGGCCAGGACAAGCCGGTCGACGACGTCGTCATCAAGAGCGTCGAGATCACGGACTGA
- a CDS encoding rhomboid family intramembrane serine protease, translated as MTAPDQPVCPRHPDRVAYVRCQVCERPTCPDCQRPAPVGIHCVDCVRASAKTHRSATTVFGGRVALGRPVVTISLIALCSAIWLLQQAYPPLTDRFFYAPFQTGDQPYRLLTATFLHAQNQPTHLLFNMFALWVGGQFLEPALGRARFLTIYLICGLGGSIGFELLASSPSVTSLGGWYTPTLGASGAISGLFGAAIVCNRRLGVPIGGLVGLVVINVLIGLVIPGIAWQAHLGGAITGLACGAIATYLGAERRRWQWPAYAAIVVLLVVLATVCFESVSVPAIVGL; from the coding sequence ATGACCGCACCCGACCAGCCGGTGTGCCCGCGGCACCCCGACCGGGTGGCGTACGTGCGGTGCCAGGTGTGCGAACGCCCGACCTGCCCGGACTGCCAGCGTCCGGCGCCCGTCGGCATCCACTGCGTCGACTGCGTCCGTGCATCGGCCAAGACCCACCGGTCGGCGACGACGGTCTTCGGCGGCCGGGTGGCCCTGGGTCGGCCCGTCGTCACCATCTCGCTGATCGCCCTCTGTTCAGCGATCTGGCTGCTGCAGCAGGCCTATCCGCCGCTCACCGACCGCTTCTTCTACGCACCCTTCCAGACCGGTGATCAGCCCTACCGGCTCCTCACGGCGACCTTCCTGCACGCACAGAACCAGCCGACCCACCTGCTCTTCAACATGTTCGCGCTGTGGGTCGGCGGCCAGTTCCTGGAGCCGGCCCTCGGCCGGGCCAGGTTCCTGACGATCTACCTGATCTGTGGGCTCGGGGGCTCGATCGGGTTCGAGCTGCTCGCCAGCTCTCCGAGTGTGACGAGCCTGGGTGGGTGGTACACCCCCACGCTCGGCGCGTCCGGTGCGATCTCGGGTCTCTTCGGCGCCGCGATCGTCTGCAACCGGCGGCTCGGCGTCCCCATCGGCGGACTGGTGGGGCTGGTGGTCATCAACGTGCTGATCGGTCTGGTCATCCCCGGGATCGCCTGGCAGGCGCACCTCGGCGGCGCGATCACCGGTCTGGCCTGCGGGGCGATCGCCACCTACCTCGGTGCCGAACGGCGGCGCTGGCAGTGGCCGGCGTACGCCGCGATCGTCGTGCTGCTGGTGGTGCTGGCAACCGTGTGCTTCGAGAGCGTGTCGGTGCCGGCGATCGTCGGTCTGTAG
- a CDS encoding cell division protein CrgA — MSKPRKDSSTPSGSTPVDARAARDGAAGDAGDTTASSSTKATSAVKTPGAAKKSAKATPAASKGSKKKLDTAEELARRTTAQKVRVSGGDNPVWWVPLMVGFMVLGLLWLVVTYLAQGDYPAPKVGTVWNLGIGFVLVMAGFLMTTRWK; from the coding sequence GTGAGCAAGCCCCGCAAGGACAGTTCGACCCCGTCCGGCAGCACGCCGGTCGATGCCCGGGCGGCCCGTGACGGTGCCGCCGGCGATGCCGGCGACACCACCGCGTCCTCGAGCACGAAGGCGACGTCCGCGGTGAAGACACCCGGTGCCGCCAAGAAGTCGGCGAAGGCCACCCCGGCCGCGAGCAAGGGCTCGAAGAAGAAGCTCGACACGGCTGAGGAGCTCGCCCGGCGTACGACGGCACAGAAGGTGCGCGTCAGCGGCGGCGACAACCCCGTGTGGTGGGTCCCGCTGATGGTCGGCTTCATGGTGCTGGGACTGCTCTGGCTGGTCGTGACCTACCTGGCCCAGGGCGACTACCCGGCGCCGAAGGTCGGCACCGTGTGGAACCTGGGCATCGGTTTCGTGCTGGTGATGGCCGGCTTCCTGATGACCACCCGCTGGAAGTAG
- a CDS encoding DUF881 domain-containing protein, which yields MPRSQALHGLRMRRRPRPAATRSRWRYVVPVVALAAGGLFGVSAITSNGTDLRPATRDLVQVVRSGDQRVKTKAAGVRRLQAEVDALSAQRAPGSSRLAQLQKQESSIAVAAGMTPVQGSAVTVTLDDSHRDLSTLPADTDPNWLLVHQQDVQGVVNALWQGGATAMTIMDQRIISTSAVRCVGNTLLLQGRVYSPPFVISAMGDQKKLRNALQKDPAVSDYRDYVPLVGLGYSVSDKDDAHFAAYAGSAQLRYATSPATPSSPTGPSGAPTSSSTEAPK from the coding sequence ATGCCCCGGTCGCAGGCGCTGCACGGGCTCCGCATGCGTCGACGACCGCGACCAGCGGCCACGCGCTCGCGGTGGAGGTACGTCGTCCCCGTCGTGGCGCTCGCTGCCGGCGGCCTCTTCGGGGTCAGCGCGATCACCTCCAACGGCACCGACTTGCGCCCCGCGACCCGCGACCTGGTGCAGGTCGTGCGCAGCGGCGACCAGCGGGTGAAGACCAAGGCGGCCGGCGTACGCCGCCTGCAGGCCGAGGTCGATGCGCTGTCCGCCCAGCGCGCGCCCGGGTCCTCCCGTCTCGCGCAGCTGCAGAAACAGGAGTCGAGCATCGCCGTCGCCGCCGGCATGACGCCGGTGCAGGGGTCCGCGGTCACGGTCACCCTCGACGACTCCCACCGCGATCTGTCGACCCTGCCCGCCGACACCGACCCCAACTGGCTGCTCGTGCACCAGCAGGACGTGCAGGGCGTCGTCAATGCGCTGTGGCAGGGAGGCGCCACCGCGATGACGATCATGGACCAGCGGATCATCTCCACCTCGGCCGTGCGCTGTGTCGGCAACACGTTGCTGCTGCAGGGTCGGGTCTACTCGCCGCCGTTCGTCATCAGCGCGATGGGCGACCAGAAGAAGCTGCGCAACGCGCTCCAGAAGGACCCGGCCGTCTCGGACTACCGCGACTACGTCCCGCTGGTCGGCCTCGGCTATTCGGTGAGCGACAAGGACGACGCGCACTTCGCGGCGTACGCCGGCAGCGCGCAGCTGCGGTACGCGACGAGCCCGGCCACCCCGTCGAGCCCGACCGGCCCGTCCGGTGCACCCACTTCATCGAGCACGGAGGCTCCCAAGTGA
- a CDS encoding aminodeoxychorismate/anthranilate synthase component II, which yields MTRILVVDNYDSFVFTIVGYLEQLGADCTVVRNDEVAASDGGGYDGVLISPGPGTPEGAGVSMAMIQACADRGQPMLGVCLGHQALGAVYGATVDRAPELLHGKTSQVRHDGTGVMEGLPSPLRATRYHSLTIEPSTIPAELVVNGSTDSGIVMAVRHRTLPLHGIQFHPESVLTQGGHRMLANWLQVAGMPDAVARSAGLAPLVQGLDAAVLDAG from the coding sequence GTGACCCGGATCCTGGTGGTCGACAACTACGACAGCTTCGTCTTCACGATCGTGGGCTACCTGGAGCAGCTCGGCGCCGACTGCACCGTCGTACGCAACGACGAGGTGGCGGCGAGCGATGGCGGCGGCTACGACGGGGTCCTGATCTCCCCCGGACCCGGCACGCCGGAGGGGGCCGGCGTCTCGATGGCGATGATCCAGGCGTGTGCCGACCGCGGCCAGCCGATGCTCGGGGTGTGCCTGGGTCACCAGGCGCTCGGTGCGGTCTACGGCGCCACGGTCGATCGAGCGCCGGAGCTGTTGCACGGCAAGACCTCTCAGGTGCGCCACGACGGGACCGGGGTGATGGAGGGCCTGCCTTCGCCCCTGCGGGCGACGCGCTACCACTCCCTGACCATCGAACCGTCCACGATCCCGGCCGAACTGGTCGTCAACGGCAGCACCGACTCCGGCATCGTGATGGCCGTGCGGCACCGCACCCTCCCGCTGCACGGCATCCAGTTCCACCCCGAGTCGGTCCTCACTCAGGGCGGCCACCGGATGCTCGCCAATTGGCTGCAGGTCGCCGGTATGCCGGACGCCGTCGCCCGCAGCGCCGGGCTGGCTCCGCTCGTGCAGGGGCTCGACGCCGCCGTGCTCGACGCGGGCTGA
- a CDS encoding DUF429 domain-containing protein — MHFAGLDLAWGNRSPTGVAVLDDSGALCHLSAARTDADIEASLAPYLDDGLVVGVDAPLVVTNETGNRAAERALNKDFARFDAGAHPSNLSIPTFRNGLRGARVCEQLGLDMDPASRAPRRAVEVYPHPATVALFELGRTLKYKNKQGRSVARLRDELLTLMRLLESLAAATPALHLVPHDGWRALVTSVEEATSKAQLRVAEDQVDSVVCAYVVLFRERRPEAMTTYGTFADGYIVTPTLPDGLVPSPRAPRVEQRVDVVRRATQEYAMGFPAVQAAAEEAIEIVVGVLDDAGLNYLSVTGRAKSIASFAEKAGRTIDGVALFADPLTEIGDVIGLRVITYVHSDVASVAELLAAETVVIEDRDMGQATASEGGFGYASRHLQIRLAPSEQVVHPLIGDRQIQVQIRTVLQHAWAEFEHDIRYKGTIPDEHRADFDRRFTLAAGLLELADQQFSTIRERLHDGVREPSVTVADDDPRISPRELAAFLAGEYADASWSRPDHYAWIAGLVLELGITSLAELADTIRAVDSGAIEARMGYRNRAGAVRRLDDALLVSYGDRYIRLHGNAHRVDRLQARLQKMSPDAESD, encoded by the coding sequence ATGCACTTCGCCGGCCTCGACCTCGCCTGGGGCAACAGGAGTCCCACGGGCGTCGCCGTTCTCGACGACAGCGGGGCCTTGTGCCACCTGTCGGCCGCCCGCACGGACGCCGACATCGAGGCGAGCCTCGCGCCGTACCTCGACGACGGCCTGGTGGTCGGAGTGGACGCGCCGCTCGTGGTCACGAACGAGACCGGCAACCGCGCGGCCGAGCGGGCGCTGAACAAGGACTTCGCGCGCTTCGACGCGGGTGCCCACCCCTCGAACCTATCCATCCCGACGTTCCGGAACGGTCTGCGCGGCGCGCGCGTCTGTGAGCAGCTCGGCCTCGACATGGACCCGGCGTCGCGGGCGCCGCGGCGTGCCGTCGAGGTCTACCCGCATCCGGCGACGGTCGCCCTCTTCGAGCTCGGGCGCACGCTGAAGTACAAGAACAAGCAGGGTCGTTCGGTCGCCCGGCTGCGCGATGAGCTGCTGACGCTCATGCGGTTGCTGGAGTCGCTCGCGGCGGCCACCCCGGCCCTGCACCTGGTGCCCCATGACGGCTGGCGCGCCCTGGTGACGTCGGTGGAGGAGGCCACGAGCAAGGCACAGCTGCGGGTCGCCGAGGACCAGGTGGACTCCGTGGTGTGCGCCTACGTCGTGCTGTTCCGCGAACGCCGGCCGGAGGCGATGACGACGTACGGCACCTTCGCCGACGGGTACATCGTCACTCCGACGCTGCCCGACGGCCTGGTGCCCTCGCCGCGCGCGCCGCGGGTCGAGCAGCGGGTCGACGTCGTGCGCCGCGCGACGCAGGAGTACGCGATGGGCTTCCCGGCCGTGCAGGCCGCCGCGGAGGAGGCCATCGAGATCGTCGTCGGCGTCCTGGACGACGCGGGTCTGAACTACCTCAGCGTGACCGGTCGCGCGAAGAGCATCGCGTCGTTCGCGGAGAAGGCCGGGCGCACCATCGACGGCGTCGCTCTCTTCGCCGATCCGCTGACCGAGATCGGCGATGTCATCGGACTGCGGGTCATCACCTACGTGCACAGTGACGTCGCCTCCGTCGCAGAGCTCCTGGCTGCCGAGACGGTGGTCATCGAGGACCGTGACATGGGGCAGGCGACGGCGAGCGAGGGTGGGTTCGGCTACGCGAGTCGTCACCTGCAGATCCGGCTCGCTCCGTCCGAACAGGTCGTGCACCCGCTGATCGGCGACCGCCAGATCCAGGTGCAGATCCGCACGGTGCTGCAGCACGCGTGGGCCGAGTTCGAGCATGACATCCGCTACAAGGGAACGATCCCGGACGAGCATCGCGCCGACTTCGACCGCCGCTTCACGCTGGCCGCCGGCCTGTTGGAGCTGGCGGATCAGCAGTTCTCCACCATCCGCGAGCGTCTGCACGACGGGGTCCGCGAGCCCAGTGTCACTGTGGCCGATGACGACCCGCGCATCAGTCCCCGGGAGCTCGCGGCGTTCCTCGCGGGCGAGTACGCCGACGCCAGCTGGTCGCGCCCCGACCACTACGCGTGGATCGCAGGCCTGGTCCTCGAGCTAGGCATCACCTCATTGGCGGAGCTGGCCGACACCATCCGCGCGGTCGACTCCGGCGCGATCGAGGCCCGGATGGGATACCGCAACCGGGCGGGCGCCGTACGCCGGCTCGACGATGCGCTCCTCGTCAGCTACGGCGACCGCTACATCCGGTTGCACGGCAACGCCCACCGGGTCGACCGACTGCAGGCACGCCTGCAGAAGATGTCCCCCGACGCCGAGTCGGACTGA
- the pknB gene encoding Stk1 family PASTA domain-containing Ser/Thr kinase, with the protein MNDTPRILGGRYEVGELIGRGGMAEVHLGHDTRLGRTVAIKMLRSDLARDPSFLTRFRREAQSAAGLNHHAVVAVYDSGEDIAVETGGARVDVPYIVMEYVEGETLRDILDDEGKLAPDEAARITMGILSALDYSHEKGIVHRDIKPANVMLTRGGSVKVMDFGIARALADTAATMTSAQAVVGTARYLSPEQAQGETVDARSDLYSAGCVLFELLTGRTPFVGEPVSLVYQHITDQPQPPSVYEPSVPPAMDAVTLHSLEKPRGSRYQHAGDFRADLQRARTGEPLSAAAAATEGAGRPMDGEPHAVPAPAVGHDPTAEYDGSHSPPRRTLIWVAAVVALLAAILGIGYLVMNSGDGTKLTSVPNVVNLTQAQAIATLKSSGFAPSVHKVTNDATIGQVVSQDPSSGDARAGSTVVIDVSSGPDALPIPDLSGQTVDQAKQALKDAGFTNVSVSSQQVPDTQYDQGVVVSTTPASGNSANPSSPLILNVSSGQVTVPSDLRGKSSSAAQIELRAAHLGATIQAVETSDPGQVDKVVRVSNAGQKVAVNSIITIYVGILRPPASTFTSTVTPPPTSTSTSTTTSPPPTSTTTSSPTSSSSSPSKSASPPTQGMSTP; encoded by the coding sequence GTGAACGACACCCCCCGCATCCTGGGCGGCCGGTACGAGGTCGGCGAGCTCATCGGCCGCGGCGGAATGGCCGAGGTCCACCTCGGCCACGACACCCGCCTCGGACGCACCGTCGCGATCAAGATGCTGCGCTCGGACCTGGCCCGCGACCCCTCGTTCCTCACCCGCTTCCGCCGGGAGGCCCAGTCGGCCGCCGGGCTCAACCACCATGCCGTCGTGGCGGTCTACGACTCCGGCGAGGACATCGCCGTGGAGACCGGCGGCGCCCGCGTGGACGTCCCCTACATCGTCATGGAGTACGTCGAGGGCGAGACGCTGCGCGACATCCTCGACGACGAGGGCAAGCTCGCGCCCGACGAGGCCGCCCGGATCACGATGGGCATCCTGTCGGCCCTGGACTACTCGCACGAGAAGGGCATCGTGCACCGGGACATCAAACCGGCCAACGTGATGCTCACCCGCGGCGGCAGCGTCAAGGTGATGGACTTCGGCATCGCCCGTGCGCTGGCCGACACCGCCGCGACGATGACGTCGGCGCAGGCCGTGGTCGGCACGGCTCGCTACCTGTCGCCCGAGCAGGCCCAGGGCGAGACCGTCGACGCGCGCTCCGACCTCTACTCCGCCGGATGCGTGCTCTTCGAGTTGCTCACGGGCAGAACGCCGTTCGTCGGCGAGCCGGTCAGCCTCGTCTACCAGCACATCACCGACCAGCCGCAGCCCCCGTCGGTCTACGAGCCGTCGGTGCCGCCCGCCATGGACGCGGTCACGCTGCACTCGTTGGAGAAGCCGCGCGGCTCGCGCTACCAGCACGCCGGCGACTTCCGCGCGGACCTGCAGCGGGCGCGTACCGGTGAGCCGCTCAGCGCTGCCGCGGCGGCGACGGAGGGCGCGGGCCGGCCGATGGACGGCGAGCCGCACGCCGTACCCGCCCCGGCCGTCGGGCACGATCCGACGGCGGAGTACGACGGGTCGCACTCCCCGCCACGGCGCACCCTCATCTGGGTGGCGGCCGTCGTGGCGCTGCTCGCGGCGATCCTCGGCATCGGCTACCTGGTGATGAACTCCGGCGACGGCACCAAGCTCACGAGCGTGCCCAACGTGGTCAACTTGACCCAGGCCCAGGCCATCGCCACCTTGAAATCGAGCGGGTTCGCCCCGTCGGTGCACAAGGTCACGAACGACGCGACCATCGGACAGGTCGTGAGCCAGGACCCGTCGTCCGGCGACGCCCGAGCCGGGAGCACGGTCGTCATCGACGTGTCCAGCGGCCCGGACGCGCTGCCCATCCCCGACCTCTCCGGCCAGACAGTCGACCAGGCGAAACAGGCGTTGAAGGACGCCGGATTCACGAACGTGTCGGTCAGCAGCCAGCAGGTCCCCGACACCCAGTACGACCAGGGTGTCGTGGTGAGCACGACTCCTGCGAGCGGCAATTCGGCCAACCCCAGCTCCCCGTTGATCCTCAACGTGAGCAGCGGACAGGTGACGGTGCCCTCCGATCTTCGGGGCAAGAGCAGCTCGGCCGCTCAGATCGAGTTGCGCGCGGCTCACCTCGGGGCGACGATCCAGGCCGTCGAGACCAGCGACCCGGGCCAGGTCGACAAGGTCGTACGGGTGAGCAACGCGGGTCAGAAGGTCGCGGTGAACTCCATCATCACGATCTACGTCGGCATCCTGCGGCCGCCGGCGTCCACCTTCACCTCGACCGTCACCCCGCCGCCGACCTCGACATCGACATCGACGACGACGAGCCCCCCTCCGACCTCGACGACCACATCGAGCCCGACGTCCTCCTCGAGCAGCCCGAGCAAGTCCGCCAGTCCCCCGACCCAGGGGATGTCGACGCCGTGA